A window of the Syntrophothermus lipocalidus DSM 12680 genome harbors these coding sequences:
- a CDS encoding DUF4430 domain-containing protein codes for MLKRRLGFCLAVLMVIFLAVAVAGCGGRAANDITGHKTKEAAVQSAGPDKDADRIQVSKAAKDGAAKNDTVQEKTLGKTADTKEPTGTKASPGTDSDQDAFLEKGEGKTGQTAATVHLVVTKDFGSSKLLDKKVRMEPGWTVFDVLQANCQVKTGYSGGLITGINGVESQSGGFSGPREDWFFFVNGICSDVGAGDYELRAGDSVWWDYHSWDTFGLVNSAVIGCYPEPFLHGYRGKTRRTTVLCAPGSLDLGETLKEALKASGVSSVGVRILNESLLSSRSGPTIVVGEWRHLKDSPYLDKLNQGYRRNGTFVHFTEDGVELLDCRGEPARVYATNAAVIAATGEGLGDGSPLWLVIGIDREGLEQAVEALAGRPEKISGLYSAAVVEGKVMRLPF; via the coding sequence TTGTTAAAACGCCGACTGGGTTTTTGTTTGGCAGTCCTGATGGTTATTTTTCTGGCGGTGGCGGTCGCCGGTTGCGGCGGCCGGGCGGCCAATGATATTACCGGCCATAAAACAAAGGAAGCAGCTGTTCAGAGCGCAGGCCCAGACAAAGATGCGGATCGAATCCAGGTTTCGAAAGCGGCCAAAGACGGTGCGGCAAAAAACGATACCGTTCAGGAGAAAACGCTTGGGAAAACGGCGGACACTAAGGAGCCTACCGGGACAAAAGCAAGTCCCGGTACCGATTCTGACCAGGATGCTTTTCTCGAAAAAGGTGAGGGAAAAACCGGACAAACCGCTGCTACGGTGCACCTCGTGGTAACGAAAGACTTCGGAAGCTCGAAACTTCTGGACAAGAAGGTTCGCATGGAACCCGGCTGGACAGTGTTCGATGTTCTCCAAGCTAACTGTCAGGTGAAAACGGGGTACAGCGGCGGCTTGATTACCGGGATCAACGGGGTAGAGTCGCAGAGTGGGGGGTTCTCAGGCCCACGGGAAGACTGGTTTTTCTTTGTCAACGGTATCTGCTCGGACGTAGGGGCAGGCGATTACGAGCTGAGGGCTGGCGATTCGGTGTGGTGGGACTACCATTCATGGGATACTTTTGGATTGGTTAACTCGGCAGTGATAGGCTGCTACCCGGAGCCGTTCCTCCATGGCTACCGCGGGAAAACAAGGCGAACTACCGTTTTGTGCGCTCCAGGGAGCTTGGACCTTGGAGAGACCCTGAAAGAGGCCCTAAAAGCCAGCGGAGTTTCTTCGGTTGGGGTTCGAATTCTGAACGAGAGCCTGCTTTCATCGAGATCGGGACCAACCATCGTGGTAGGCGAGTGGAGACATCTAAAAGACAGCCCTTACCTAGACAAGCTGAACCAAGGATACCGGCGGAACGGGACGTTTGTCCACTTCACCGAGGATGGAGTCGAACTGCTCGATTGTAGGGGAGAACCCGCGCGGGTGTATGCTACTAACGCTGCGGTCATAGCGGCTACCGGCGAGGGACTGGGAGATGGCAGTCCTCTGTGGCTGGTAATAGGTATCGACCGCGAGGGGCTGGAGCAAGCGGTCGAGGCCCTGGCCGGGCGGCCGGAGAAAATATCCGGGCTGTACAGTGCAGCTGTCGTGGAAGGTAAAGTAATGAGGTTACCGTTCTAA
- a CDS encoding energy-coupling factor transporter transmembrane component T: MLAYRKKGNLIHTLHPVTMLVFILSVFLLSLVFSHPAYLLGLFVAVGAVIIASDTAREWRSYMKLTLAMILLIVLINAVVGQAGSTPLFSGARVPLLRHLRVTVEGLAYGAGMGLRLLVVISVFCLYTYAVHPDKILSLLSRWMTRATLVITLATRLFPLMIGDFYRITEVQRCRGVKFEVGRWWERAGNLVPVASVLLLSSLERSLLLAESMHARGFGSGPRSYYRRELWRPRDWLVMAGVMIGAITALVAVGRGWSDYMYYPRLAAITGREVGLASVMTAMFSVPAVLAWGWKSWPWLRSKI; the protein is encoded by the coding sequence ATGCTGGCTTACCGGAAAAAAGGCAACTTGATTCATACGCTCCATCCGGTTACTATGCTGGTATTTATCCTGTCGGTATTCCTGCTGTCCCTGGTGTTTTCTCATCCTGCTTACCTCTTGGGCCTGTTCGTGGCAGTTGGAGCGGTCATTATCGCCTCTGATACTGCTCGGGAATGGCGGTCGTACATGAAGCTGACACTGGCTATGATTCTCTTAATCGTTCTAATTAACGCTGTGGTGGGGCAGGCTGGTTCAACCCCGCTGTTCTCCGGGGCCAGGGTGCCTCTTTTGCGTCATTTGAGGGTAACCGTGGAAGGCCTGGCTTACGGAGCAGGCATGGGGCTGAGGCTCTTGGTTGTAATAAGCGTTTTTTGCCTGTACACCTATGCGGTGCACCCCGACAAGATATTGAGCCTGCTCAGCCGCTGGATGACGAGGGCCACTCTTGTCATAACCCTTGCTACCCGCCTTTTTCCTTTGATGATAGGTGATTTTTACCGGATAACCGAGGTCCAGCGCTGCCGGGGCGTTAAGTTCGAAGTCGGCAGGTGGTGGGAGCGTGCGGGCAATCTGGTTCCGGTAGCCAGCGTCCTGTTACTTTCTTCGCTTGAGCGTTCGTTGCTCCTGGCCGAGTCCATGCACGCTAGGGGCTTCGGGAGTGGGCCTCGGAGCTATTACCGGAGGGAGCTGTGGCGACCGCGGGACTGGTTGGTAATGGCAGGCGTGATGATCGGAGCAATTACCGCGTTAGTAGCCGTGGGGCGGGGCTGGTCCGATTATATGTACTACCCTCGCCTGGCAGCTATTACTGGTAGGGAAGTCGGCCTGGCCTCGGTCATGACTGCTATGTTTTCAGTACCTGCTGTTCTCGCTTGGGGGTGGAAAAGTTGGCCTTGGTTAAGATCGAAAATCTGA
- a CDS encoding ABC transporter ATP-binding protein, translated as MEKLALVKIENLTYYYPGTEKPALDRINLSIPEGQFVLVIGGSGSGKSSLLRVIAGLIPGFYGGKYGGRVYLDGTELRELDKRSLVQKVGIVFQDPEAQMVMTGVEQEIAFGLENLGLPPKLMRRRVMEVTEALSLTGSLSRFIPELSGGEKQKVALASVLAMQPEVLLLDEPTSQLDPVAGEEILTMVRRLNEENGITVVLIEQRLERCFHLADRVLVMDEGRIVYDHHAPEAMAEWAVRGGTPFVPPLPKLFASVGSWSIPVTVKEGRRLLRNWISNCGFPASTCAEDRLRVVKADSQKPVLEVQKLWFIYPSGTEVLKSVDLDIQPGKFVVIMGENGAGKTTLLKNINGLLRPSRGRVIIVGRDTGMLPVEELAKTVGYLSQNPNDYLFMPTVRQEIEFTQKNLGLENDATGKQILNRLGLETIADRNPRDLSTGERQRVALASVLAARPELLLLDEPTRGLDYRLKEELGGLLLELKAGGATVAVVTHDVEFAAEYADEIVLMAAGEVMEQGSKYDVLTGSTFYSPQLNKLFHNIIPGIVTFDQAREALASLMNCVEHEGGASFRG; from the coding sequence GTGGAAAAGTTGGCCTTGGTTAAGATCGAAAATCTGACCTATTACTATCCCGGCACGGAAAAGCCAGCTTTAGACAGGATCAACTTGTCTATCCCTGAGGGACAGTTCGTTCTGGTAATCGGGGGTTCGGGAAGCGGAAAGTCCAGTCTGCTCCGGGTTATAGCCGGTTTGATCCCCGGTTTTTACGGGGGCAAATACGGCGGCAGGGTTTATCTCGACGGTACCGAATTGCGGGAACTCGACAAAAGAAGCCTGGTACAGAAGGTGGGTATAGTCTTTCAGGATCCCGAGGCGCAGATGGTTATGACCGGGGTGGAGCAGGAAATCGCTTTTGGCCTTGAAAACCTCGGGCTGCCTCCCAAGCTTATGAGACGCCGGGTGATGGAGGTCACGGAAGCTCTCTCGTTAACAGGCTCTCTTTCCCGATTTATTCCAGAGCTGTCGGGCGGGGAAAAACAAAAGGTGGCCTTGGCTTCGGTCCTGGCAATGCAGCCAGAGGTGTTGTTGCTAGACGAACCCACATCGCAGCTCGATCCCGTGGCGGGAGAGGAAATACTCACCATGGTGAGGAGGCTGAACGAGGAAAACGGTATCACGGTGGTCCTGATCGAGCAACGCCTGGAGAGGTGTTTTCACCTGGCCGACCGGGTGCTGGTGATGGACGAGGGGAGGATTGTTTATGACCACCACGCTCCCGAGGCCATGGCTGAATGGGCTGTGAGGGGCGGGACGCCGTTTGTCCCTCCTCTGCCCAAGTTGTTTGCCAGCGTGGGGAGCTGGAGCATTCCGGTTACGGTCAAAGAAGGACGAAGGCTTCTCAGGAACTGGATTTCGAACTGCGGTTTTCCAGCTTCGACATGTGCTGAGGACAGGCTACGCGTAGTCAAGGCTGACTCCCAGAAACCTGTGCTAGAGGTCCAAAAACTCTGGTTCATTTATCCTAGTGGAACCGAAGTGCTGAAATCAGTCGACTTAGACATTCAACCGGGCAAATTCGTGGTCATAATGGGAGAGAACGGGGCAGGAAAGACTACTCTTCTCAAAAACATAAACGGCTTGCTCAGACCGTCTCGTGGACGGGTTATCATTGTGGGGCGGGATACCGGAATGCTGCCCGTTGAAGAGCTGGCAAAGACGGTCGGATACCTATCGCAGAACCCTAACGATTATTTGTTTATGCCTACGGTAAGGCAGGAGATAGAGTTTACTCAGAAAAACCTGGGACTTGAGAACGATGCAACCGGGAAGCAGATTCTAAATAGGCTGGGCCTGGAAACGATTGCTGACCGTAATCCCCGCGATTTGAGTACCGGGGAACGCCAGCGGGTGGCACTGGCTTCGGTTCTGGCAGCCAGGCCCGAGCTGCTGCTTTTGGACGAGCCCACCCGGGGTCTCGATTATAGATTAAAAGAAGAATTGGGCGGCCTCTTGCTGGAGCTCAAAGCCGGGGGAGCTACTGTGGCCGTAGTAACGCACGATGTCGAGTTTGCTGCTGAATACGCTGATGAGATAGTGTTGATGGCGGCAGGAGAGGTTATGGAACAAGGAAGCAAGTACGATGTGCTTACAGGTTCGACCTTTTATTCACCGCAGTTGAACAAACTGTTCCACAACATTATTCCTGGCATAGTTACCTTTGACCAGGCTAGGGAAGCCTTAGCCAGCTTGATGAACTGCGTTGAGCACGAGGGCGGGGCTTCCTTCCGGGGGTAA
- a CDS encoding S-layer homology domain-containing protein: protein MKKKVFAIGLSLALFLVLVSSQAALAGYPVTGSEAASSLARAVQYLHRVQNRDGGFPAKPGGESSQAVTCWVIMALEAAGEDVAGTAWAPSGKSPLDYLETCKDHIQETCDYARLLLALSAAAKDPKYKELDLTEKISSFQQSDGAFFQPGRGEKGMINAHMWSVLALASAGKKIPNQDKAREWLLARQNGDGGFSWLEGYQSDADDTGVALQVLVLLGENPNNSTAVKNALAYIKRCQEDNGGFNCGDAWMASGANAASDAWVIQGLIAAGEDPQGLKWSKNGKNAVTHLLSLQNSDGSFNWKEGLASSPVTMTAYAVTALAGKPFPVNVNYWKQSKSESKSVFSDLTPEYWAYDSIMKLVQVKALGGYPDGSFRPENRVTRAELAVFLYRGLGLEEAESKASNGFADVPKNYWAGQAIAAVVSKGYMKGKPGGLFDPNGKITGAELASILARALPPDKAGSVTAGPYWYSASVEAARKNGLLYPDFQAALPATRAQCAYSIAQLRNVLGMK from the coding sequence GTGAAAAAGAAAGTTTTCGCAATAGGGCTTAGTTTAGCGCTGTTTTTAGTTTTAGTGAGCTCGCAGGCAGCTTTGGCCGGTTACCCAGTGACGGGTTCAGAGGCGGCATCCAGCCTGGCAAGAGCTGTTCAATACCTGCACCGTGTCCAGAACCGCGACGGTGGTTTTCCGGCGAAGCCAGGAGGCGAGAGCAGCCAGGCGGTCACTTGCTGGGTCATCATGGCTTTAGAGGCAGCGGGAGAAGATGTCGCGGGCACGGCGTGGGCGCCGTCTGGTAAGAGCCCTTTGGATTACCTAGAAACTTGTAAGGACCATATACAAGAGACTTGTGATTATGCTCGTTTGTTACTGGCTCTTAGTGCAGCCGCAAAAGATCCTAAGTACAAAGAGCTGGACTTGACGGAAAAGATAAGTTCTTTTCAACAGAGCGATGGGGCGTTCTTCCAGCCCGGTCGAGGAGAAAAAGGGATGATAAACGCCCACATGTGGTCGGTACTGGCTCTGGCCTCTGCCGGAAAAAAGATTCCAAACCAAGATAAGGCCCGGGAGTGGCTGTTAGCCCGGCAGAACGGGGACGGGGGCTTTAGCTGGTTAGAGGGGTACCAGAGTGATGCGGATGATACGGGAGTAGCCCTTCAGGTCTTGGTGCTTTTAGGAGAAAACCCCAATAATTCGACTGCGGTAAAAAACGCGCTGGCTTACATCAAGAGGTGCCAGGAGGACAACGGGGGATTCAACTGTGGTGATGCGTGGATGGCCAGCGGTGCCAATGCCGCTTCCGATGCCTGGGTCATACAGGGGTTAATAGCTGCGGGGGAAGACCCTCAAGGCCTCAAGTGGTCGAAAAACGGAAAGAACGCCGTGACTCACCTTCTAAGCTTACAAAACAGCGATGGTTCCTTCAACTGGAAGGAAGGACTGGCCTCTTCGCCCGTCACGATGACCGCCTATGCGGTGACGGCTTTGGCCGGAAAGCCGTTTCCGGTAAATGTTAACTACTGGAAACAATCGAAAAGTGAATCGAAAAGCGTTTTTTCCGACCTTACTCCGGAATACTGGGCTTATGACTCCATAATGAAGCTGGTACAGGTCAAGGCTCTGGGCGGGTACCCGGACGGGAGTTTTAGGCCGGAAAACCGGGTAACGAGAGCAGAGTTAGCGGTGTTCTTGTATAGAGGGCTGGGTTTGGAAGAGGCAGAGAGCAAAGCCAGCAATGGATTCGCCGATGTTCCTAAGAATTACTGGGCTGGTCAGGCTATCGCGGCCGTGGTAAGCAAAGGTTATATGAAGGGCAAGCCTGGCGGTTTATTTGACCCTAACGGTAAGATCACCGGAGCCGAACTGGCGAGTATACTGGCGAGGGCCTTGCCCCCTGATAAAGCCGGTTCCGTAACCGCTGGCCCATACTGGTATTCAGCGTCTGTAGAAGCAGCCCGGAAAAACGGGTTGTTGTATCCTGATTTCCAAGCCGCGCTTCCTGCCACCAGGGCCCAGTGTGCTTACAGCATCGCGCAATTAAGGAATGTATTAGGAATGAAATGA
- a CDS encoding ECF transporter S component: protein MNRKALKLTFTVVVLSLISGLFAKLWFSREVNWALLLTVGIALVIGVVLWRFEWGRVNSRQMAVVATMSALAAISRVPFAAIMGLQPTTFVVMITGYVFGPQMGFVVGAVAALVSNFFLGQGPWTPWQMFCWGVCGVIAGALARYQKGFNSAIFAVVGGVCGYLFGWVMDFWYWVGFVYPLTWKTFVAAYAASLPADTLHAIGNVVFAMVFGKPFYSILYRFKTRFSVDYIE, encoded by the coding sequence ATGAACCGAAAAGCTCTTAAATTAACCTTTACGGTTGTGGTCCTGTCGTTAATATCGGGTTTGTTTGCGAAGCTGTGGTTCAGCAGGGAAGTGAACTGGGCTTTACTGTTAACCGTGGGTATCGCTTTGGTTATCGGGGTTGTATTGTGGCGGTTCGAATGGGGTAGGGTCAACTCCAGGCAGATGGCGGTTGTCGCTACTATGTCGGCATTGGCTGCCATATCTCGGGTACCGTTTGCGGCGATCATGGGGCTCCAGCCCACGACTTTTGTGGTCATGATAACCGGGTATGTTTTTGGGCCGCAAATGGGGTTTGTGGTCGGTGCGGTTGCCGCCTTGGTTTCGAATTTCTTTCTGGGACAGGGGCCGTGGACTCCCTGGCAGATGTTCTGCTGGGGCGTGTGCGGGGTGATTGCAGGGGCGTTGGCCAGGTACCAGAAAGGATTTAATTCTGCTATTTTCGCGGTTGTGGGCGGGGTGTGCGGGTATCTTTTCGGCTGGGTGATGGACTTTTGGTACTGGGTAGGCTTTGTTTACCCGTTGACGTGGAAGACCTTTGTGGCCGCTTATGCGGCCAGCCTGCCGGCAGATACTTTACACGCCATCGGTAATGTGGTTTTTGCCATGGTATTTGGCAAGCCGTTTTATTCGATTTTGTATCGGTTCAAGACAAGGTTTTCGGTCGATTACATCGAATAG
- a CDS encoding sugar phosphate isomerase/epimerase family protein, whose translation MIKEAGFGATSVWWEDEQGYPGIKKENMPRMVRESGLLLENIHVPYDGCNALWNENRSVREAEVKKHMAWVEDCIRYDIPVMVMHIADGPAPPGVLKYGVESIGRILRVAEQGGIILALENTDHTSYLRLVLSEIESPCLGLCYDSSHDLLYNPDSPQLLSELGGRLVATHFSDTDGMRDRHWLPGEGVIDWEQIGRVFPQATYRGFLSLEVCADGGWSRGDPEAFIKKAYAQALRIGGLLTRSRPSDVWVS comes from the coding sequence ATGATTAAAGAGGCCGGGTTTGGTGCTACTTCTGTCTGGTGGGAGGACGAACAGGGATATCCGGGAATTAAAAAGGAGAACATGCCGCGTATGGTACGGGAATCCGGTTTGCTCTTGGAGAACATACACGTTCCATATGACGGGTGCAACGCGTTGTGGAACGAAAACCGGTCGGTCAGAGAGGCCGAAGTGAAGAAACACATGGCTTGGGTTGAGGATTGTATCAGGTACGATATTCCGGTGATGGTGATGCACATAGCAGATGGACCTGCCCCGCCGGGTGTATTGAAATACGGCGTGGAAAGCATCGGCCGCATCCTGAGAGTCGCGGAGCAAGGGGGCATAATTCTGGCTCTGGAAAACACTGACCACACCTCTTATCTTCGCCTTGTTCTTTCTGAAATCGAATCCCCTTGCTTGGGGCTGTGTTATGATAGCTCGCACGACCTGCTTTACAACCCTGACAGTCCTCAATTGCTCTCGGAACTGGGCGGGCGCTTGGTTGCCACGCATTTTTCCGACACCGACGGGATGCGGGACCGGCACTGGCTGCCGGGCGAAGGAGTTATCGACTGGGAACAAATCGGCAGGGTTTTTCCGCAGGCCACTTACCGGGGTTTCCTGAGTTTGGAGGTGTGCGCCGATGGTGGTTGGAGCAGGGGGGATCCGGAGGCATTTATAAAAAAAGCTTATGCACAAGCTCTGCGCATTGGCGGTCTGCTGACACGTTCACGACCTTCTGACGTTTGGGTTAGTTGA
- a CDS encoding ParA family protein, translated as MKLVAVTSIREGAGKTTLAVNLACGLARGGYPVAIVDMGRDSAARRWLEKLSGLPSGLALASWEELRQGIDERAGVAVVDLELTDPPGAEVLARADVVMAVIGFAGDMPDRDELDRIERKVQSIRQKETGIDLVVPNRVNPREWKENENKLMTLIEVWGEERIANPVPG; from the coding sequence ATGAAACTGGTGGCGGTTACTTCTATTAGGGAAGGGGCAGGGAAGACTACTCTGGCAGTGAACCTGGCTTGTGGTTTGGCCCGCGGCGGGTACCCTGTAGCTATCGTGGACATGGGGCGAGATTCGGCGGCTCGGCGGTGGTTGGAAAAGTTGTCCGGGTTGCCCTCAGGCTTGGCGCTCGCCTCCTGGGAGGAACTGAGGCAAGGAATAGATGAAAGAGCGGGTGTTGCGGTGGTTGACCTGGAGCTTACCGACCCGCCAGGGGCTGAAGTGTTAGCTCGGGCTGATGTGGTCATGGCTGTTATCGGGTTCGCAGGCGACATGCCGGACAGGGATGAATTGGATCGGATAGAGAGAAAGGTACAATCGATAAGGCAAAAAGAAACCGGGATTGACCTCGTCGTTCCTAACCGGGTCAACCCGCGGGAATGGAAAGAAAATGAGAACAAGCTGATGACCCTGATCGAGGTCTGGGGGGAGGAGCGGATAGCCAATCCCGTGCCCGGCTGA
- a CDS encoding DUF134 domain-containing protein, with protein MCSLFKPAGIPAYDLEEVVLRIEEMEAIRLKDLVGLDQEACAERMGVSRPTFQRILVEARRKVAEVLIEGKALRIEGGAYHLDPEHLQCPRCQYSLIEKGSVKCPKCEQVLGHYEDNGL; from the coding sequence TTGTGTTCGCTGTTCAAACCGGCAGGGATTCCCGCTTACGACCTTGAAGAGGTTGTTCTGAGGATCGAGGAGATGGAAGCTATCAGGCTCAAAGATCTGGTGGGGTTAGACCAGGAGGCCTGTGCCGAAAGGATGGGTGTTTCTCGACCGACTTTCCAGCGCATCCTGGTGGAAGCCAGGCGGAAAGTGGCAGAGGTTTTGATCGAAGGCAAGGCGTTGCGCATCGAAGGAGGGGCTTATCATCTCGATCCGGAGCATTTGCAGTGCCCGCGCTGCCAGTACAGCCTGATTGAAAAAGGAAGTGTTAAGTGTCCCAAATGCGAGCAGGTGCTGGGACATTACGAGGACAATGGATTGTAG
- a CDS encoding NifB/NifX family molybdenum-iron cluster-binding protein — MKVAMSVEQDSDNARVDERFGRCRYFAVVDTDTKSVTFVANDASESSGAGVKAARALLKQGIDAVIVGNIGPKAFEVLARAGIPVYGGLTGTIQESLELFIQGKLGKMDMPNN; from the coding sequence ATGAAAGTAGCTATGAGCGTGGAACAAGATTCTGACAACGCGAGAGTAGACGAGCGTTTCGGGCGTTGCCGCTACTTTGCAGTTGTTGACACTGATACGAAAAGCGTGACTTTCGTGGCCAACGATGCGTCCGAAAGTAGCGGGGCTGGGGTCAAGGCTGCCCGTGCGTTGCTGAAACAGGGAATCGATGCGGTGATTGTGGGCAACATAGGGCCAAAGGCCTTTGAGGTTTTAGCCAGGGCTGGCATTCCGGTTTATGGAGGATTGACCGGCACCATCCAGGAAAGCCTGGAACTATTCATCCAAGGCAAATTGGGGAAAATGGACATGCCTAATAATTAA
- a CDS encoding NifB/NifX family molybdenum-iron cluster-binding protein: MRIAVAREGDMVSEHFGHCEQFVLFDVEGTNVTNMTTVDNPGHQPGFLPGFLKDKGVDVVIAGGMGPKAVELFQSLGIKTITGVRGSIRGAVEAYVAGELKGTGEVCDHHGGHDCEHR, translated from the coding sequence ATGAGGATTGCGGTGGCAAGAGAAGGGGATATGGTGTCCGAACATTTTGGACACTGTGAACAGTTCGTCCTGTTCGATGTCGAGGGGACAAATGTCACCAACATGACGACAGTAGATAATCCAGGGCACCAGCCCGGGTTTCTGCCGGGGTTTCTAAAGGATAAGGGAGTGGACGTGGTGATAGCCGGCGGTATGGGACCTAAGGCGGTGGAGCTGTTTCAGAGTTTGGGCATAAAAACCATAACCGGTGTACGTGGATCCATCCGCGGTGCTGTTGAAGCATACGTGGCCGGAGAACTTAAAGGGACAGGTGAGGTGTGTGACCATCACGGAGGGCACGACTGCGAGCACCGGTGA
- a CDS encoding ATP-binding protein yields the protein MVIVVASGKGGTGKTTVATNLAASSAEHQPVQFLDLDVEEPNAHVFLKPEISERTEVYTQVPSVDYGLCNLCGLCGDVCAFNALVPLTEEILFFPELCHSCGVCSYFCPTKAISEVEREVGVIEGAEIDNIVFAQGKLHIGEVAAPTVIQALKHRIMKNRLVIMDAPPGTSCSVVEAVRGADFCLLVTEPTPFGLSDLKLMVDLVGQLEIPAGIIINRYREGWDRIDCYAEERGIPVLMRIPFDREIAFCYAEGRLFTRSLPRYAGMFAGLVGKIEGLVIR from the coding sequence GTGGTTATCGTAGTTGCCAGCGGGAAAGGCGGTACCGGCAAAACTACAGTGGCTACAAACCTAGCAGCCAGTTCAGCCGAGCATCAGCCGGTGCAGTTTTTGGACCTGGACGTGGAAGAGCCTAATGCCCACGTGTTCCTGAAGCCGGAGATTAGCGAGCGAACCGAGGTTTACACCCAAGTGCCCTCTGTAGATTACGGGCTTTGCAATCTATGTGGTTTGTGCGGGGATGTCTGTGCTTTCAATGCTCTGGTACCTTTGACGGAAGAGATACTGTTTTTCCCGGAGCTCTGCCACTCATGCGGGGTTTGTTCGTATTTTTGCCCGACGAAGGCCATTTCGGAGGTGGAACGGGAGGTCGGGGTAATCGAGGGAGCTGAAATAGATAATATCGTCTTTGCTCAGGGGAAGCTCCATATAGGGGAAGTAGCGGCTCCAACTGTTATCCAGGCACTGAAGCACAGGATAATGAAAAACCGGTTGGTTATAATGGATGCTCCTCCGGGCACGTCGTGCTCGGTGGTAGAAGCGGTTAGAGGTGCGGATTTTTGCCTGCTTGTAACTGAGCCTACCCCTTTTGGCCTGAGCGACTTGAAGTTGATGGTGGACCTTGTGGGTCAGCTCGAGATCCCGGCAGGCATCATAATCAACCGGTATCGAGAAGGATGGGACAGAATCGATTGCTACGCTGAAGAAAGGGGCATTCCCGTACTGATGCGCATCCCTTTTGATCGCGAGATAGCCTTCTGTTATGCGGAGGGGAGGCTTTTTACCAGAAGCTTACCGCGGTATGCGGGCATGTTTGCCGGGCTCGTTGGCAAGATAGAGGGACTGGTGATAAGATGA
- a CDS encoding ATP-binding protein has protein sequence MKELVIISGKGGTGKTCLSSSLAVLAGSSVICDCDVEAPNLHILLQPQPRESEAFSASRRAWLDPEKCVKCELCMEICRFGAISDYQVSDLDCEGCGFCSRICPVEAIRMEDRVSGEWYRSETVYGPMFHARLRAGQPNSGKLVALLRRKAKEAAKTNGRRYIITDGPPGTGCPAIAAITGCSLAAIVTEPTLSAIHDMQRVIELCEHFKVRFGVVINKCDLSPIKTQEIKEFCRDKGIAVWGSVPYREDFLHAIDCCLPPVSYSKDIAEIVKPIWKEMEVCLSE, from the coding sequence ATGAAAGAGTTGGTGATAATCAGTGGTAAAGGGGGGACCGGCAAAACCTGTTTATCCTCATCTTTAGCGGTGCTGGCAGGTAGTTCTGTGATTTGCGACTGCGACGTGGAGGCACCCAACCTTCATATCCTTTTGCAGCCTCAACCGAGGGAGTCGGAGGCTTTTTCAGCCTCGCGGCGAGCGTGGTTGGATCCGGAGAAGTGCGTAAAGTGCGAATTGTGTATGGAAATCTGCCGTTTCGGCGCCATTAGTGATTACCAGGTTTCGGACCTAGACTGCGAAGGCTGCGGTTTTTGCTCCCGTATCTGCCCGGTAGAAGCGATCCGCATGGAAGACCGCGTTTCCGGAGAATGGTACCGGTCGGAGACGGTTTACGGGCCCATGTTTCACGCGCGGCTGCGGGCGGGGCAGCCGAACTCCGGTAAACTGGTAGCTCTTCTAAGGCGTAAAGCGAAAGAAGCGGCGAAGACCAATGGGAGGCGTTACATCATAACCGACGGACCTCCTGGTACCGGATGCCCGGCCATAGCGGCTATTACAGGATGTAGCCTGGCGGCTATCGTTACGGAACCGACGCTTTCTGCTATCCACGACATGCAGAGAGTCATAGAACTCTGCGAGCATTTCAAGGTAAGGTTCGGGGTAGTAATCAACAAGTGCGATCTCAGTCCCATCAAAACCCAAGAAATAAAGGAGTTTTGCAGGGATAAAGGGATTGCGGTTTGGGGATCTGTCCCTTACCGCGAAGACTTTTTGCACGCGATTGATTGCTGCTTACCCCCTGTGAGTTATTCTAAAGATATAGCCGAAATCGTGAAACCTATTTGGAAAGAAATGGAGGTATGTTTGAGTGAGTAA